A section of the Arabiibacter massiliensis genome encodes:
- a CDS encoding dihydroorotase: MALLLKNAHVIDPQVGLNETADILVRDGKIVEVGQGLTMEKGVERDLSGKIVVPGLVDMHVHLREPGYEQKEDIASGTRAAAHGGFTAVCCMPNTKPVIDNAVGVEYVKARAAAVGKCRVHVAGSCSQGLKGETLSEMGDMVAHGAVAFTDDGRGVQGAGMMRRVMDYAAQFDRVVMSHCQDEDLVGAGQVNEGVVSTRLGMLGWPAEGEEIQIARDIAVCRLTGCPLHIQHLTTARGLELVRAAKAEGLPVTCEVTPHHLFLTEDAIGDDYNTFLKVNPPLRTAEDAAALVEGVVDGTVDAIVTDHAPHTEYEKNCEFELAPFGMTGLETSLALVITNLVAPGKITWERAVELMAAKPREILRVERVALEPGATADLTVIDPEAAWTVDAAEFLSKAGNSGFIGAELTGRATDVYVGGYATLEDGAIVE; encoded by the coding sequence ATGGCCTTACTGCTTAAAAACGCCCACGTGATCGACCCGCAGGTCGGTCTGAACGAGACGGCCGACATCCTTGTGCGCGACGGGAAGATCGTCGAAGTCGGCCAGGGCCTCACGATGGAGAAGGGCGTCGAGCGCGACCTTTCCGGCAAGATCGTCGTGCCCGGTCTCGTGGACATGCACGTGCATCTGCGCGAGCCCGGCTACGAGCAGAAGGAGGACATCGCCTCCGGCACGCGCGCCGCAGCCCACGGCGGCTTCACGGCGGTGTGCTGCATGCCCAACACCAAGCCCGTCATCGACAACGCGGTGGGCGTCGAATATGTGAAGGCCCGCGCGGCGGCCGTCGGCAAGTGCCGCGTGCACGTGGCCGGCTCGTGCAGCCAGGGGCTCAAGGGCGAGACGCTCTCCGAGATGGGCGACATGGTGGCCCACGGTGCCGTCGCCTTCACCGACGACGGCCGCGGCGTGCAGGGCGCGGGCATGATGCGCCGCGTCATGGACTACGCCGCCCAGTTCGACCGCGTGGTCATGAGCCACTGCCAGGACGAGGACCTGGTGGGCGCGGGCCAGGTGAATGAGGGCGTCGTGTCCACGCGCCTGGGGATGCTCGGCTGGCCGGCCGAGGGCGAGGAGATCCAGATCGCCCGCGACATCGCCGTCTGCCGCCTGACGGGCTGCCCGCTGCACATCCAGCACCTCACCACCGCGCGCGGCCTGGAGCTCGTGCGCGCCGCGAAGGCCGAGGGCCTGCCCGTCACCTGCGAGGTCACGCCGCACCACCTGTTCCTCACCGAGGATGCTATCGGCGACGACTACAACACCTTCCTCAAGGTGAACCCGCCGCTGCGCACCGCCGAGGACGCCGCCGCGCTGGTGGAGGGGGTCGTGGACGGCACGGTGGACGCCATCGTCACCGACCATGCGCCGCACACCGAGTACGAGAAGAACTGCGAGTTCGAGCTGGCGCCCTTCGGCATGACCGGCCTGGAGACGTCGCTTGCGCTCGTCATCACGAACCTGGTGGCGCCGGGGAAGATTACCTGGGAGCGCGCCGTGGAGCTCATGGCCGCGAAGCCCCGCGAGATCCTGCGCGTCGAGCGCGTGGCGCTCGAGCCGGGCGCGACCGCCGACCTCACGGTCATCGACCCCGAGGCCGCCTGGACGGTGGACGCCGCCGAGTTCCTGTCGAAGGCGGGCAACTCCGGCTTCATCGGCGCTGAGCTCACCGGCCGCGCCACCGACGTCTACGTGGGCGGCTACGCCACCCTCGAGGACGGCGCCATCGTCGAGTAA
- a CDS encoding aspartate carbamoyltransferase catalytic subunit: MAFNHKHLIDITEYSADDIMTVLETAVRFKEVNERRIKQVPTLKGVTIVNMFNEPSTRTRSSFEIAEKRLSANSLNFGGSSTSTVKGESLVDTVETLCAYKIDMIIVRDKHAGVPRKIADVSGAHVIDAGDGKHQHPTQALLDLYSIWEVKGDLAGLKVGVVGDIGHSRVCGSLIPALKIIGCEVTVIAPPTLLPARPDILGADHVTTKLDEALPELDVVYMLRIQRERLEGAPYPSLREYNLLYGLTKEREHLMKPDALICHPGPINRGVELDSYMADHPKRSVILDQVYAGILTRMAEMYLLLGGSEDGLTA, translated from the coding sequence ATGGCCTTCAACCACAAGCACCTGATAGATATCACGGAGTACTCCGCCGACGATATCATGACCGTCCTGGAGACGGCCGTCCGCTTCAAGGAAGTGAACGAGCGCCGCATCAAGCAGGTCCCTACGCTCAAGGGCGTCACCATCGTGAACATGTTCAACGAGCCGTCCACGCGCACGCGTTCGTCGTTCGAGATCGCCGAGAAGCGTCTCTCCGCTAACAGCCTGAACTTCGGTGGCTCGTCCACCTCCACGGTGAAGGGCGAGAGCCTGGTGGACACGGTGGAAACGCTCTGCGCCTACAAGATCGACATGATCATCGTGCGCGACAAGCACGCCGGCGTGCCGCGCAAGATTGCCGACGTCTCCGGCGCGCACGTCATCGACGCGGGCGACGGCAAGCACCAGCACCCCACGCAGGCCCTGCTCGACCTGTACTCCATCTGGGAGGTCAAGGGCGACCTGGCCGGCCTCAAGGTGGGCGTCGTGGGCGACATCGGCCACTCCCGCGTGTGCGGCAGCCTCATCCCCGCGCTGAAGATCATTGGCTGCGAGGTGACGGTCATCGCCCCGCCCACGCTCCTTCCCGCGCGCCCCGACATCCTGGGCGCCGACCACGTGACCACGAAGCTCGACGAGGCGCTGCCGGAGCTCGACGTGGTGTACATGCTGCGCATCCAGCGCGAGCGCCTCGAGGGCGCGCCGTACCCCAGCCTGCGCGAGTACAACCTGCTCTACGGCCTTACCAAGGAGCGCGAGCACCTCATGAAGCCCGACGCCCTCATCTGCCACCCCGGCCCCATCAACCGCGGCGTGGAGCTGGACAGCTACATGGCCGACCATCCGAAGCGCTCGGTCATCCTCGATCAGGTGTACGCCGGAATTCTGACCCGCATGGCGGAAATGTATCTTCTTCTGGGAGGGAGCGAAGATGGCCTTACTGCTTAA
- a CDS encoding PspA/IM30 family protein translates to MGILDRFADIVKANINELLDRAEDPAKMIDQYLRDLTESLAEVKQETAGVMAEEARTKRLVDDNAEEVARYDGLARKALEAGNEGDARTFLAKKQELAAKGEALASAYQAASGNASKMREMHDKLVSDIETLNGRREAIKAKVAVAKTQDKVNDLTGAADKAEGAMSAFNRMEAKADEMLDRANAMEELNAQPVDEAATLEAKYANAGSDASVDDELAKLKEEMGL, encoded by the coding sequence ATGGGCATACTGGACCGCTTCGCCGACATCGTGAAGGCGAACATCAACGAGCTGCTCGACCGCGCGGAGGACCCCGCCAAGATGATCGACCAGTACCTGCGCGACCTGACCGAGAGCCTTGCCGAGGTCAAGCAGGAGACGGCCGGCGTCATGGCCGAGGAGGCGCGCACGAAGCGCCTGGTGGACGACAACGCTGAGGAAGTCGCCCGTTACGACGGCCTGGCGCGCAAGGCGCTCGAGGCCGGCAACGAGGGCGATGCCCGCACGTTTCTGGCCAAGAAGCAGGAGCTGGCCGCGAAGGGCGAGGCTCTGGCCAGCGCCTACCAGGCCGCGAGCGGCAACGCCTCGAAGATGCGCGAGATGCACGACAAGCTGGTGAGCGACATCGAGACGCTCAACGGCCGCCGCGAGGCCATCAAGGCGAAGGTGGCCGTGGCCAAGACGCAGGACAAGGTGAACGACCTGACCGGCGCCGCCGACAAGGCCGAGGGCGCCATGAGCGCGTTCAACCGCATGGAGGCCAAGGCCGACGAGATGCTCGACCGAGCGAACGCCATGGAGGAGCTGAACGCCCAGCCCGTCGACGAGGCGGCGACGCTCGAGGCGAAGTACGCGAACGCCGGCAGCGACGCGTCGGTGGACGACGAGCTTGCGAAGCTGAAGGAGGAGATGGGGCTCTAG
- a CDS encoding FAD-dependent oxidoreductase translates to MKRNQENEGLTRRNFVTGGLVAAAVGAGALAGCAPQGKSDPSDSAQEWDAEADVVVVGCGAGLAAVLAAAESGAKVIGIEKNSTFGGNWAINQGVFYAAATDAMKANGDIDPRTGADDTIEGAYADWIEAAAGRCDPTLAKIVLEEQRNFINQLFAEGYSFYTEIPGSPVPVARGHSVIGDDGKLLGGAVYTSYLEEKCRQAGAELVADTTALSLIADDGGNVIGVEARSSGKKTRYKAKAVVVATGSYAANLRMRAQYNPETDGWGLIGGGWATGDGHRMLFDLDAAVTGHSTISPSNTVEQKTGGVYSHNMYSVFWTGPRSYLIADNTGKRNRDETVSYVQVDGKLLTVPSFHIFDQTQFDDEEFTLITTWSKSALASAVEDGTIAKADTVEELAAKLYLDKDVLQQTIDEFNEAARTGSDPFGRKAETMRELAPPYYGSTGTNGVGGTALSMCIKIDEDARVMDIHGKAIPGVYGGGNDMVFINYASENYIASGTGCSGGYAISTHAGRKAAEYALSRS, encoded by the coding sequence ATGAAGAGAAATCAAGAGAACGAGGGCCTCACCCGCCGGAACTTCGTCACCGGAGGACTGGTTGCCGCGGCCGTCGGCGCCGGAGCGCTGGCGGGATGCGCTCCCCAGGGGAAGAGCGACCCTTCGGACTCGGCCCAGGAATGGGACGCCGAGGCCGACGTCGTGGTCGTGGGCTGCGGAGCCGGGCTCGCCGCCGTCCTTGCCGCCGCTGAGTCGGGGGCCAAGGTGATAGGCATCGAGAAGAACTCGACGTTCGGAGGGAACTGGGCCATCAACCAGGGCGTGTTCTACGCAGCCGCCACCGATGCCATGAAGGCCAACGGGGACATCGACCCCCGCACCGGAGCTGACGACACGATCGAAGGGGCCTACGCCGACTGGATCGAGGCGGCTGCGGGACGCTGCGACCCCACTTTGGCCAAGATCGTCCTAGAGGAGCAGCGAAACTTCATCAACCAGCTCTTCGCCGAGGGATACAGCTTCTACACCGAGATCCCCGGCTCCCCCGTCCCGGTGGCTCGCGGCCACAGCGTGATCGGCGACGACGGGAAGCTCCTCGGCGGAGCCGTGTACACCTCCTACCTCGAGGAGAAATGCAGGCAGGCCGGCGCCGAGCTCGTGGCCGACACGACGGCCCTCTCGCTCATCGCCGACGATGGAGGAAACGTCATCGGGGTCGAGGCGAGAAGCTCCGGCAAGAAGACGAGGTACAAGGCGAAGGCGGTCGTCGTCGCCACGGGCTCGTACGCGGCCAACCTGCGCATGCGCGCGCAATACAACCCCGAGACCGACGGATGGGGGCTCATCGGCGGCGGCTGGGCGACCGGCGACGGACATCGCATGCTCTTCGACCTGGATGCGGCCGTGACGGGGCACAGCACGATATCTCCCTCGAACACGGTCGAGCAGAAGACCGGCGGGGTCTACTCACACAACATGTACTCGGTGTTCTGGACCGGGCCCCGCTCCTACCTCATCGCAGACAACACCGGCAAACGGAACCGCGACGAGACCGTGAGCTACGTCCAGGTCGACGGGAAGCTGCTCACCGTCCCCAGCTTCCACATCTTCGACCAGACGCAATTCGACGATGAGGAGTTCACCCTCATCACCACCTGGTCGAAGAGCGCGCTCGCTTCCGCCGTCGAGGACGGCACGATCGCCAAGGCCGACACCGTGGAGGAGCTGGCGGCGAAGCTATACCTCGACAAGGACGTGCTTCAGCAGACCATCGACGAGTTCAACGAGGCCGCGAGGACGGGCAGCGATCCGTTCGGCCGCAAAGCCGAAACCATGAGGGAGCTTGCGCCTCCGTATTACGGCTCGACGGGCACGAACGGCGTCGGCGGCACGGCCCTGTCCATGTGCATCAAGATCGACGAGGACGCGCGCGTGATGGACATACACGGGAAGGCCATCCCGGGAGTGTACGGCGGCGGGAACGACATGGTGTTCATCAACTATGCGAGCGAGAACTACATCGCGAGCGGCACCGGCTGCTCCGGCGGCTATGCCATCTCGACCCACGCGGGACGAAAGGCGGCGGAGTACGCCCTCTCACGCAGCTGA
- the carA gene encoding glutamine-hydrolyzing carbamoyl-phosphate synthase small subunit — protein sequence MSKKADELLAGTSKAAGAPAALVLEDGAVFRGTSCGAAGEAFGEICFNTSLEGYLEVITDPSYAGQIVTMTYPQIGNYGVNSDDTQAARPALRGLVVRDMCATPSNWRSEMSLGDYLREQGVVAVEGVDTRALVRHVRDHGAQRAVISTADMDEASLLRKVRASASIVGANLAATVSCEAPYEVGAGDLPASQAFAVAPPAEARFRVVAYDCGAKRSILQNLVRAGCAVTAVPWDTPAEEVLAMEPDGVFLSNGPGDPEAVEGTYTQVEKLLGQVPVFGICLGHQMMAKAAGAEIEKLKFGHRGGNHPVMNLLTGRVEITAQNHGFGLVFPSLGELVPSLSGGFDAHEADLRAWVERGVAPVVDNPRFGRIRLTHVNLNDGTAEGVAFLDIPAFSVQYHPEASPGPTDAHYLFTAFTRLMEGQSVILSERSESKDPSKTSASFTGEDYLDIDIAADRLAGWTFGEQAATVAGAKGGSHA from the coding sequence TTGAGCAAGAAAGCGGACGAGCTGCTGGCGGGAACATCGAAGGCCGCTGGAGCGCCGGCGGCGCTCGTGCTGGAGGACGGCGCCGTGTTTCGCGGCACGTCATGCGGGGCGGCGGGGGAGGCGTTCGGCGAGATCTGCTTCAACACGTCGCTGGAGGGCTACCTCGAGGTGATCACCGACCCGTCCTACGCGGGGCAGATCGTGACCATGACATACCCCCAGATCGGTAACTACGGCGTGAACTCGGACGATACGCAGGCGGCGCGCCCGGCTCTGCGGGGCCTCGTGGTGCGCGATATGTGCGCCACGCCGTCGAACTGGCGCAGCGAGATGTCGCTGGGCGACTATCTGCGCGAACAGGGCGTGGTGGCGGTTGAGGGCGTGGACACCCGCGCGCTCGTGCGCCACGTGCGCGACCATGGCGCGCAGCGGGCGGTGATCTCCACGGCGGACATGGACGAGGCGAGCCTTTTGCGGAAGGTGCGCGCGAGCGCGTCCATCGTGGGGGCGAACCTCGCGGCTACGGTGTCGTGCGAGGCGCCCTACGAGGTGGGCGCGGGCGACCTGCCGGCGAGCCAGGCGTTCGCCGTGGCGCCGCCCGCCGAGGCGCGCTTCCGGGTGGTGGCCTACGATTGCGGCGCCAAGCGCTCCATCCTGCAGAACCTCGTGCGCGCGGGCTGCGCCGTCACGGCCGTGCCGTGGGATACGCCGGCCGAAGAGGTGCTTGCCATGGAACCCGACGGCGTGTTCCTGAGCAACGGCCCGGGCGACCCCGAGGCCGTGGAGGGCACGTACACCCAGGTGGAGAAGCTGCTCGGCCAGGTTCCCGTGTTCGGCATCTGCCTGGGGCACCAGATGATGGCGAAGGCGGCGGGCGCCGAGATCGAGAAGCTCAAGTTCGGGCATCGCGGCGGCAACCATCCCGTGATGAACCTGCTCACGGGCCGCGTGGAGATCACGGCGCAGAACCACGGCTTCGGCCTGGTATTCCCGAGCCTGGGCGAGCTCGTGCCCAGCCTGTCGGGCGGCTTCGACGCGCACGAGGCCGACCTGCGCGCCTGGGTGGAGCGCGGCGTCGCGCCGGTCGTGGACAACCCGCGCTTCGGCCGCATCCGCCTCACGCACGTGAACCTCAACGACGGCACCGCCGAGGGGGTGGCGTTCCTCGACATCCCCGCGTTCAGCGTGCAGTACCACCCCGAGGCCTCGCCCGGCCCCACCGACGCCCACTACCTGTTCACGGCGTTCACGCGTTTGATGGAGGGCCAATCCGTCATCCTGAGCGAGCGAAGCGAGTCGAAGGATCCTTCCAAAACCTCCGCCTCCTTCACCGGCGAGGACTACCTGGACATCGATATCGCCGCCGACCGCCTGGCCGGCTGGACCTTCGGCGAGCAAGCCGCCACCGTGGCGGGGGCGAAAGGAGGCTCCCATGCCTAA
- the pyrR gene encoding bifunctional pyr operon transcriptional regulator/uracil phosphoribosyltransferase PyrR: MNDAATVKTVCMDADEIERSLTRIAHQILEANKGAGNIALVGIVTRGDLLAKRLAEKIEAIEGTKVPLGKLDISFYRDDFATHFAPEVHSTDILFDLDGKDIVLVDDVLYTGRTIRAALDALMDIGRPKTVQLAVLVDRGHRELPIRADFVGKNVPSAADENVRLFLEETDGKSEVEILEIAPGTRAGSAPLGGE; encoded by the coding sequence ATGAACGACGCAGCAACAGTCAAGACCGTCTGCATGGACGCGGACGAGATCGAGCGGTCGCTGACGCGCATCGCGCATCAGATCCTCGAGGCCAACAAAGGCGCGGGCAACATCGCGCTCGTGGGCATTGTGACCAGGGGAGACCTCCTGGCCAAGCGCCTGGCCGAGAAGATCGAGGCCATCGAGGGCACCAAGGTGCCGCTCGGCAAGCTGGACATCAGCTTCTATCGCGACGACTTCGCGACGCACTTCGCCCCCGAGGTGCACTCCACCGACATCCTCTTCGACCTGGACGGGAAGGACATCGTGCTCGTGGACGACGTCCTCTACACCGGCCGCACCATCCGCGCCGCGCTCGACGCGCTCATGGACATCGGCCGCCCCAAGACGGTTCAGCTGGCCGTGCTGGTGGACCGCGGGCACCGCGAGCTGCCCATCCGCGCCGACTTCGTGGGCAAGAACGTGCCCTCGGCCGCCGATGAGAACGTGCGCCTGTTCCTGGAGGAGACGGACGGCAAGTCCGAGGTGGAGATTTTGGAAATCGCACCGGGCACCCGCGCGGGCTCGGCGCCGCTGGGAGGTGAATAG
- a CDS encoding LysR family transcriptional regulator, translating into MDIEILREFMLFSRGEGLSKTARQLHISPSSLSRHIARMEADLGTRLFARKDPAKLTAAGEIALEEASHIVSIYDEMVRKIHVLEEGAANRIRIVYRQEDRAMSDVACMAKALIEKEHLQVDVELLTPRDSSMRSMVEGGEADVALMYRPSDLDEESLGSRVVFHDPLVIGANVRNPVERKAKYRLEDFSGSVFFYPLCKAFSDYYDYALRLFVDRGIDFSVRYVSIDTSDQYYTFDDDRRIWCFTKTSFQEGRSPMPSVAERRSVLCEVAEPGVNADRHAIFRRKNAPACLALVLEKLVEASRESSRQLDRGE; encoded by the coding sequence ATGGACATCGAGATACTCAGGGAGTTCATGCTGTTCTCACGGGGCGAGGGCCTGTCAAAGACGGCGCGGCAGCTGCACATATCGCCCTCCTCGCTCAGCCGGCACATCGCCCGGATGGAGGCGGACCTCGGCACGCGGCTGTTCGCGCGCAAGGATCCAGCGAAGCTGACGGCCGCCGGCGAGATAGCCCTCGAGGAAGCCTCGCACATCGTCAGCATCTACGACGAGATGGTGCGCAAGATCCATGTTTTGGAGGAGGGCGCCGCAAACAGGATCCGCATCGTCTACCGCCAGGAGGATCGGGCGATGTCCGACGTCGCGTGCATGGCGAAGGCTCTCATCGAGAAGGAGCATCTGCAAGTCGACGTCGAGCTGCTCACGCCGCGCGACAGCTCCATGCGGTCCATGGTCGAGGGGGGAGAAGCCGACGTGGCCCTGATGTACCGCCCCTCCGATCTGGACGAGGAAAGCCTCGGCAGCAGGGTCGTCTTCCATGATCCCCTGGTCATCGGCGCGAATGTGCGCAATCCCGTCGAGCGCAAGGCGAAATACCGCCTCGAGGACTTCTCGGGAAGCGTGTTCTTCTACCCGCTCTGCAAGGCGTTCTCGGATTACTACGATTACGCTCTGAGGCTGTTCGTGGACCGAGGGATCGACTTCAGCGTGCGCTACGTCTCGATCGACACCTCGGACCAGTACTACACGTTCGACGACGATAGGCGCATATGGTGCTTCACCAAAACGTCGTTCCAGGAGGGTCGAAGCCCCATGCCCTCGGTCGCGGAGAGGCGCAGCGTCCTGTGCGAGGTGGCTGAGCCGGGAGTCAATGCCGACCGCCATGCGATCTTCCGAAGGAAGAACGCTCCCGCGTGCCTCGCCCTCGTTCTGGAGAAGCTGGTCGAGGCCAGCCGCGAGAGTAGTCGGCAGCTGGACAGAGGGGAGTGA
- a CDS encoding DUF559 domain-containing protein, giving the protein MTGTRVYFSHLTSLQVLRALSPAERAPLRGAVRVLPDHAPGKAELEEVVERLRETHPGMRIDWPAHVLVSDDAHRRLASDCREHVCAAPLAGREFCRVMEGVYAACPPLAIAQTAVHAASQAALLELVYEACGTYQTRRTGVDSAYDVAPLASVDDLRAFVARNPSLNGAGKLARVLRYAADDSASARETKQALVLGFPLRQGGEGLGIPRMNFVVRASPAARVISGRSSFRCDLCWPEAKLDVEYQSRFAHEGEGNRLKDSRRTNALMSMGWTVIGVTNDELDSLAATETIARTIRRHLGKRVSVRYDDLHARKLKLRRQLGLGVGYD; this is encoded by the coding sequence ATGACGGGCACGCGGGTCTACTTCAGTCATCTAACTTCGCTTCAAGTGTTGCGGGCGCTGAGCCCTGCGGAGCGCGCGCCGCTGCGAGGCGCCGTTCGCGTTCTGCCCGATCATGCGCCGGGCAAAGCCGAGCTTGAGGAGGTCGTCGAACGTCTGCGGGAGACGCATCCCGGCATGCGCATCGACTGGCCGGCTCACGTGCTCGTGAGCGACGATGCGCATCGCCGTCTGGCGAGCGATTGCCGCGAGCACGTATGCGCTGCGCCGCTGGCGGGTAGGGAGTTCTGCCGCGTGATGGAAGGCGTGTACGCGGCGTGCCCCCCTCTCGCGATCGCGCAGACCGCGGTGCATGCGGCCAGTCAGGCGGCTCTGCTGGAATTGGTGTACGAGGCCTGCGGAACGTACCAGACGCGTCGCACGGGCGTCGATTCGGCCTACGACGTTGCGCCTCTCGCGTCGGTGGACGATCTGCGAGCGTTCGTCGCGCGCAATCCCTCGCTCAATGGAGCCGGCAAGCTCGCCCGCGTCCTGCGCTACGCGGCCGACGACTCCGCCTCGGCGCGAGAGACGAAGCAGGCGCTCGTGTTGGGCTTTCCGCTGCGGCAGGGCGGTGAAGGGCTCGGCATTCCCCGCATGAACTTCGTCGTGCGGGCGAGCCCGGCGGCGCGCGTCATCTCGGGGCGGTCGAGCTTCCGCTGCGATTTGTGCTGGCCGGAGGCCAAGCTCGACGTGGAGTATCAGAGCCGCTTCGCTCACGAAGGCGAGGGCAACCGTCTGAAGGACTCGCGCAGGACGAACGCCCTCATGTCGATGGGCTGGACGGTGATCGGCGTCACCAACGACGAGCTCGACAGCCTCGCGGCGACCGAGACGATCGCGCGCACGATACGCCGCCACCTCGGCAAGCGCGTGAGCGTTCGCTACGACGACCTCCATGCGCGCAAGCTCAAGCTCAGGCGCCAGCTGGGGCTGGGCGTGGGCTACGATTAA